One window of Lawsonibacter asaccharolyticus genomic DNA carries:
- a CDS encoding sulfate-transporting ATPase, with translation MEEILKVTDLKKVYGKRGAATTALNGVSFSLRGGEYVGIMGASGSGKTTLLNCVSTIDRPTSGSILVDGKELSDLRGKELARFRRERLGFIFQDCNLLDTLTAFENIALALSIVRTPAGEIREQVEENARLLGIQDCLDKYPYQMSGGQQQRCAAARAIVTRPALVLADEPTGALDSRSARMLLERLEELNQIRQTTILMVTHDAFTASCCHRVIFLRDGQIFLELSRGGMDRRAFFAQIIRVVSQLGGEMEDVL, from the coding sequence ATGGAAGAAATCTTGAAGGTCACAGACCTAAAAAAAGTCTATGGAAAGCGGGGGGCCGCTACGACGGCCCTGAACGGGGTCAGCTTTTCCCTGAGAGGCGGAGAATATGTGGGCATCATGGGGGCCTCCGGCTCGGGCAAGACCACTCTGCTCAACTGTGTCTCCACCATCGACCGGCCTACCTCCGGCTCCATCTTGGTAGATGGGAAGGAATTGTCCGACCTGAGGGGAAAGGAACTGGCCCGCTTCCGCCGGGAACGGCTGGGCTTTATCTTTCAGGACTGCAACCTGCTGGACACCCTGACGGCCTTTGAGAATATCGCCCTGGCCCTGTCCATCGTCAGGACGCCGGCGGGAGAGATCCGGGAACAGGTGGAGGAGAACGCCCGGCTGCTGGGCATCCAGGACTGTCTGGACAAATACCCCTACCAGATGTCCGGCGGGCAGCAGCAGCGCTGCGCTGCGGCCCGGGCCATCGTCACCCGACCCGCCCTGGTGCTGGCCGACGAGCCCACCGGCGCGCTGGACTCCAGATCCGCCCGGATGCTGCTGGAGCGGCTGGAGGAGCTGAACCAGATCCGGCAGACCACCATTCTGATGGTGACCCACGACGCCTTCACCGCCAGCTGCTGCCACCGGGTGATCTTCCTGCGGGACGGGCAGATCTTCCTGGAACTGAGCCGGGGCGGGATGGACCGGCGGGCGTTCTTCGCCCAGATCATCCGGGTAGTGTCCCAACTGGGAGGAGAGATGGAAGATGTTCTCTAA
- a CDS encoding stage II sporulation protein D: MRKDLGRTAGAGVALALVLFLMPALLVRQGEFSQELLPQGTLPLHRTPSSVSTASQDRGRVVRLSRSDGTVEELTMEEYLWGVVAAEMPASFEEEALKAQACAARTYTVTLQEASSPRHPDAQICDDSGCCQAYLDRAEAEARWGANAELYSGKIQRAVEETDGLGVLYNGAPIQAVFFSSAAGRTVGAVEAWGNSVDYLVGVESPEGEEVPNYHSQVVLTAEEVRTAALAQYPGADLSGDPSGWFSQPVENSAGGVASVDLGGVTLTGSEVRTLFGLRSASFSVSWDGEAFTFDVTGYGHGVGMSQYGANAMAREGSDFEEILTWYYTGTEVGELYGAAGE, translated from the coding sequence ATGCGGAAGGATCTGGGCCGGACGGCCGGAGCGGGGGTGGCCCTGGCGCTGGTCCTGTTCCTGATGCCCGCCCTGCTGGTGCGGCAGGGGGAATTTTCCCAGGAGCTTCTGCCCCAGGGAACACTGCCTCTCCATCGGACGCCGTCCAGCGTCTCGACCGCCAGCCAGGACCGGGGGCGGGTAGTGCGGCTGAGCCGATCGGACGGGACAGTGGAGGAGCTGACCATGGAGGAGTACCTGTGGGGGGTGGTGGCAGCGGAGATGCCCGCTTCCTTTGAGGAGGAGGCCCTGAAGGCACAGGCCTGCGCTGCCCGTACCTATACGGTCACCCTTCAGGAGGCATCCAGCCCCCGGCACCCGGACGCCCAGATCTGCGATGACAGCGGCTGCTGCCAGGCGTATCTGGACCGGGCGGAGGCGGAGGCCCGCTGGGGGGCCAATGCGGAACTGTATAGCGGAAAGATCCAGCGGGCCGTGGAGGAGACCGATGGACTGGGGGTGCTCTATAACGGGGCGCCCATTCAGGCGGTGTTTTTTTCCTCCGCTGCAGGCCGGACGGTGGGGGCAGTGGAGGCATGGGGGAATTCGGTGGACTATCTGGTAGGAGTGGAGAGCCCGGAGGGGGAGGAGGTGCCCAACTACCACAGTCAGGTGGTCCTGACGGCGGAAGAGGTCAGGACGGCGGCGCTGGCACAGTATCCGGGGGCGGACCTGTCCGGGGACCCCTCGGGGTGGTTCTCACAGCCGGTAGAAAATTCAGCCGGCGGAGTGGCCTCCGTGGATCTGGGAGGCGTCACCCTCACCGGGAGCGAGGTGCGGACTCTGTTCGGGCTCCGCTCCGCCAGCTTTTCCGTATCCTGGGACGGGGAAGCCTTCACCTTTGACGTCACCGGCTACGGACACGGGGTGGGCATGAGCCAGTACGGGGCCAATGCCATGGCTAGGGAGGGGAGCGATTTCGAGGAGATCCTCACCTGGTACTACACTGGGACAGAGGTGGGGGAGCTGTACGGAGCGGCGGGGGAATAA
- a CDS encoding transcriptional regulator XRE family, which produces MDEQLVLKNRLKVARAERGLSQGDLAKLVGVSRQTISSIETGQFNPTAKLALVLCIALDKKFEELFYF; this is translated from the coding sequence ATGGATGAACAGCTGGTCTTGAAAAATCGCTTAAAGGTGGCCCGGGCGGAGCGCGGTCTGTCCCAGGGAGACCTGGCCAAGCTGGTGGGCGTGTCCCGCCAGACCATCAGCTCCATTGAGACCGGCCAGTTCAACCCCACCGCCAAGCTGGCCCTGGTGCTGTGCATCGCGCTGGACAAAAAATTTGAGGAGCTTTTCTATTTCTGA
- a CDS encoding malatelactate dehydrogenase: MFYYYEKAGKLLASERRDLPYLKAEPAPGTPICYLVEGDPVLGRGSFKVNCPGQLRAPHGLEVLDASRLPDFPLDAPLSAALEEGLLTAVNTGRAGWEQVLSQRAGTEKKRVNILAIGDVGSTLLTGLKLLGGDVISSIGICDLSDQITARWEFEMGQISLPWDYGAFPEVEVISLEKLFDCDVFVFVASRGIPPVGSQVKDVRMAQFENNAAIVKQYARMARAADFQGLWCAVSDPVDPLAKTAYLESNRDENGVWDGKGLRPEQIQGFGLGVMNARAAYFAKRDPRLASFLTEGRSFGPHGTGLFIANSIDHYDEEVSRELTHRTVTANLVMREIGFKPYVAPALSSGALSILLTLRGAWHCGSVFLDGVFMGVKNRYTPAGVETELLPRIPDPLFGHIREAAEHLKSVL; the protein is encoded by the coding sequence ATGTTCTATTATTATGAAAAGGCTGGAAAGCTCCTGGCCTCTGAGCGGAGGGACCTCCCCTATCTCAAGGCGGAGCCCGCCCCGGGGACTCCGATCTGCTATCTGGTGGAGGGGGACCCGGTGCTGGGCCGGGGCTCCTTCAAGGTAAACTGTCCGGGCCAGCTGAGGGCCCCCCACGGCCTGGAGGTGCTGGACGCCTCCCGCCTGCCGGACTTTCCCCTGGACGCGCCCCTGTCCGCCGCCCTGGAGGAGGGGTTGCTCACCGCCGTCAATACCGGCCGGGCGGGGTGGGAGCAGGTGTTGTCCCAGAGGGCCGGGACGGAGAAAAAGCGGGTCAATATCCTGGCCATCGGGGACGTGGGCTCCACTCTGCTCACCGGGCTGAAGCTGCTGGGCGGGGATGTGATCTCATCCATCGGCATCTGCGACCTCTCCGACCAGATCACCGCCCGGTGGGAGTTCGAGATGGGGCAGATCAGCCTGCCCTGGGACTACGGGGCATTTCCGGAGGTGGAGGTCATTTCCCTGGAAAAGTTGTTTGACTGCGATGTGTTCGTCTTTGTGGCCTCCCGGGGCATCCCGCCGGTGGGCTCCCAGGTGAAGGACGTGCGCATGGCCCAGTTCGAAAACAACGCCGCCATTGTGAAGCAGTACGCCCGCATGGCACGGGCGGCCGACTTCCAGGGGCTGTGGTGCGCGGTGTCCGACCCAGTGGACCCCCTGGCCAAGACCGCCTATCTGGAGAGCAACCGGGACGAGAACGGCGTATGGGATGGAAAGGGCCTGCGGCCAGAGCAGATCCAGGGCTTCGGCCTGGGGGTGATGAACGCCCGGGCAGCCTACTTTGCAAAGCGGGACCCCAGGCTGGCCTCCTTCCTGACGGAGGGGCGCTCCTTCGGCCCCCACGGCACGGGACTGTTCATTGCCAACTCCATCGACCACTACGATGAGGAGGTCTCCCGGGAGCTGACCCACAGGACGGTCACCGCCAATCTGGTCATGCGGGAGATCGGCTTTAAGCCCTATGTAGCCCCTGCACTGTCCTCCGGAGCCCTGTCCATCCTGCTTACCCTGCGGGGGGCGTGGCACTGCGGCTCCGTCTTCCTGGACGGGGTCTTTATGGGGGTCAAGAACCGCTATACCCCTGCCGGGGTGGAGACCGAGCTGCTGCCCCGTATCCCGGACCCCCTGTTCGGCCATATCCGGGAGGCGGCGGAGCATTTAAAGTCGGTATTATAG
- a CDS encoding proline--tRNA ligase, with protein sequence MANDKKKQVEQITDMEVDFAQWYTDVCKKAELIDYSSIKGMFIYRPYGYAIWENIQREMDRRFKETGHENVYLPMLIPESLLQKEKDHVEGFAPECAWVTYGGSEKLEERYCIRPTSETLFCEHYKNIIHSHRDLPKLYNQWCSVLRWEKTSRPFLRHREFLWQEGHTMHATEEEAREETMRMLNLYADFMENVLAMPVVRGRKTDKEKFNGAEETYTVECMMHDRKALQAGTSHYFGDGFARAFDITFTGRDNQLHYPHQTSWGVSTRMIGGIIMTHGDNNGLVLPPRIAPIQAIVIPVAQHKEGVLDAAAALLDRLKAAGIRAQMDDSDQSMGWKAAQYEMKGVPLRVEIGPKDMEKGQCCICRRDSGEKVFVPLADLEAKVQELLDAVHDGLFQRAKQNLEDHTKVCRTLDEVKSFMEGEGGFAKTMWCGELECELKMKEQAGVTSRCMPLKQEAVGDTCVCCGKPAKHMIYWGVAY encoded by the coding sequence ATGGCCAATGACAAGAAGAAGCAGGTGGAGCAGATCACCGACATGGAGGTGGACTTCGCCCAATGGTACACCGACGTGTGCAAGAAGGCGGAACTGATCGACTACTCCTCCATCAAGGGCATGTTCATCTACCGCCCCTATGGCTATGCCATCTGGGAGAACATCCAGCGGGAGATGGACCGTCGGTTCAAGGAGACCGGCCACGAGAACGTGTATCTGCCCATGCTGATCCCCGAGTCCCTGCTCCAGAAGGAGAAGGACCATGTGGAGGGCTTTGCCCCTGAGTGCGCCTGGGTCACCTACGGCGGCAGCGAGAAGCTGGAGGAGCGCTACTGCATCCGTCCCACCTCTGAGACCCTGTTCTGTGAGCACTATAAAAACATTATCCACTCCCACCGGGACCTGCCCAAGCTGTACAACCAGTGGTGCTCTGTCCTGCGCTGGGAGAAGACCAGCCGCCCCTTCCTGCGCCACCGGGAGTTCCTGTGGCAGGAGGGCCACACCATGCACGCCACCGAGGAGGAGGCCCGGGAGGAGACCATGCGGATGCTGAACCTCTACGCCGACTTCATGGAGAATGTGCTGGCCATGCCCGTGGTCCGGGGCCGCAAGACAGATAAGGAGAAATTCAACGGCGCGGAGGAGACTTATACCGTGGAGTGCATGATGCATGATCGGAAGGCCCTCCAGGCGGGCACCAGCCACTACTTCGGTGACGGCTTCGCCCGGGCCTTTGACATCACCTTCACCGGCAGGGACAATCAGCTCCACTACCCCCACCAGACCAGCTGGGGCGTGTCCACCCGGATGATCGGCGGCATCATCATGACCCACGGGGACAACAACGGCCTGGTCCTGCCCCCCCGCATCGCCCCCATCCAGGCCATCGTCATCCCCGTGGCCCAGCACAAGGAGGGCGTGCTGGACGCCGCCGCCGCCCTGCTGGACCGCCTGAAAGCGGCGGGCATCCGGGCCCAGATGGATGACAGCGACCAGTCCATGGGCTGGAAGGCCGCCCAGTACGAGATGAAAGGCGTCCCCCTGCGTGTGGAGATTGGGCCCAAGGACATGGAGAAGGGCCAGTGCTGCATCTGCCGCCGGGACTCCGGCGAGAAGGTCTTCGTCCCCCTGGCAGATCTGGAGGCTAAGGTTCAGGAGCTGCTGGACGCGGTCCACGACGGACTGTTCCAGCGGGCTAAGCAGAATCTAGAGGACCACACCAAGGTGTGCCGCACCCTGGACGAAGTCAAGTCCTTCATGGAGGGCGAGGGCGGCTTTGCCAAGACCATGTGGTGCGGTGAGCTGGAGTGTGAGCTGAAGATGAAGGAGCAGGCCGGGGTCACCTCCCGGTGCATGCCCCTCAAGCAGGAGGCAGTGGGCGACACCTGCGTCTGCTGCGGCAAGCCCGCCAAGCACATGATCTACTGGGGCGTGGCATATTGA
- a CDS encoding asparagine synthetase, producing MCGICGFCDFTRDNAGPVWREAGERMGETLAHRGPDGKGLWQGADCVLVHRRLAVIDPERGQQPMARVRDGVEYVLIYNGELYNTDELRRELRKLGFSFETESDTEVLLNACIAWGDGAAQRLEGIFAFAFWDGGRRRLMCCRDRFGVKPFFYAWKDGALVFASELKALFQYPGLEPRLGRQGLCEVLGIGPARTAGAGVFEGVRELKGGCQLMAGPEGLQIRRYWALESRPHEDGYEETVEKVRHLLEGAIRRQLVSDVPLCTFLSGGLDSSIITAVAARAYQEQGREPLETYSFDYVGNRKHFKASAFQPDADAPWVKKAVRALGTRHRVLRCDIPSLLQLLPEAVEAKDLPGMADVDSSLLYFCRKVAERHTVALSGECADEVFGGYPWFERSELLEADTFPWCPDLEFRRAVVKPELWESLQVEDYVQARYQQSLAEMPALPGEALWERRRREVGWLSLNWFMSTLLDRKDRMSMAAGLEVRVPFCDHHLVEYVWNIPWAMKAMNGQRKQVLRDAAEGLLPEELLRRPKSPYPKTHDPLYEQLVRARLLTILDDRDAPIHSLVDEKALRAGLLSDAGDYGKPWFGQLMAGPQMLAYLIQINEWMSRYHLTV from the coding sequence ATGTGCGGTATCTGCGGATTTTGTGATTTTACCCGGGACAACGCGGGCCCGGTCTGGCGGGAAGCGGGAGAGCGGATGGGGGAGACCCTTGCCCACCGGGGGCCGGATGGAAAGGGACTTTGGCAGGGAGCGGACTGCGTCCTGGTCCACCGACGCCTGGCGGTCATCGACCCGGAGCGGGGGCAGCAGCCTATGGCCCGGGTGCGGGACGGCGTGGAATATGTGTTGATCTACAACGGCGAGCTCTATAACACCGATGAGCTGCGCCGGGAGCTTCGGAAGCTGGGCTTCTCCTTTGAGACGGAGTCAGACACCGAGGTGCTGCTCAACGCCTGCATCGCCTGGGGGGATGGGGCGGCCCAACGGCTGGAGGGCATCTTCGCCTTTGCTTTCTGGGATGGGGGGCGGAGGCGGCTGATGTGCTGCAGGGACCGGTTCGGCGTCAAGCCATTCTTCTATGCCTGGAAGGACGGGGCACTGGTGTTTGCATCCGAGCTGAAGGCACTGTTCCAATATCCGGGCCTAGAGCCACGGCTGGGCCGGCAGGGGCTGTGCGAGGTGCTGGGCATCGGCCCCGCCCGTACAGCGGGGGCAGGTGTATTCGAGGGGGTCCGGGAACTGAAGGGGGGCTGTCAGCTGATGGCCGGCCCGGAGGGCCTCCAGATCCGTCGGTACTGGGCACTGGAGAGCCGCCCCCACGAGGACGGCTACGAGGAGACGGTGGAGAAGGTGCGCCATCTCCTGGAGGGAGCGATCCGGCGGCAGCTAGTCAGCGACGTGCCCCTGTGCACCTTCCTGTCTGGCGGGCTGGACTCCTCCATCATTACCGCGGTGGCCGCCCGGGCCTATCAGGAGCAGGGGCGGGAGCCCCTGGAGACCTACTCCTTTGACTATGTGGGCAACCGGAAGCATTTCAAGGCGTCCGCTTTCCAGCCGGACGCCGACGCTCCCTGGGTAAAGAAGGCGGTCCGGGCACTGGGTACCCGACACCGGGTGCTGCGGTGCGACATCCCCTCCCTGCTCCAGCTGCTCCCTGAGGCCGTGGAGGCCAAGGACCTGCCGGGGATGGCGGATGTGGACTCCTCCCTGCTGTATTTCTGCCGGAAGGTGGCGGAGCGGCACACGGTGGCCCTTTCCGGGGAGTGCGCTGACGAGGTGTTTGGCGGCTACCCCTGGTTTGAGCGGTCGGAGCTGCTGGAGGCGGACACCTTCCCCTGGTGTCCGGACCTGGAGTTCCGAAGGGCGGTGGTGAAGCCAGAGCTGTGGGAGAGCCTCCAGGTGGAGGACTATGTCCAGGCCCGCTACCAGCAGTCCCTGGCGGAGATGCCGGCCCTGCCGGGGGAGGCCCTGTGGGAACGCCGCCGCCGGGAGGTCGGCTGGCTGTCCCTGAACTGGTTCATGTCCACCCTGCTGGACCGGAAGGACCGCATGAGTATGGCCGCCGGGCTGGAGGTGCGGGTCCCCTTCTGTGACCACCATCTGGTGGAGTATGTGTGGAACATCCCCTGGGCAATGAAGGCTATGAACGGGCAGCGCAAGCAGGTGCTGAGGGACGCGGCCGAAGGCCTGCTCCCGGAGGAGCTGCTCCGCCGGCCCAAGAGCCCCTACCCCAAGACCCACGACCCCCTGTATGAGCAGCTGGTCCGGGCAAGGCTGCTCACCATCCTGGACGACCGGGACGCCCCCATCCACAGCCTGGTGGACGAGAAAGCCCTGCGCGCAGGGCTGTTGTCCGACGCAGGGGACTATGGAAAGCCCTGGTTCGGGCAGCTGATGGCCGGGCCCCAGATGCTGGCCTACCTCATTCAGATCAACGAATGGATGTCCCGATACCACTTGACTGTCTGA
- a CDS encoding acetyltransferase, giving the protein MMLKVLGMAHEQAVKGLIRDAFSAEPWCDRWEDEDVFHSYILDVMGNQNSLALGLFSEDVLIGISLGRLRHWYNGIEYCIDDLCIASEHQGQGFGSLWIQLIRNYARQHGFRNISLQTKRNAPAYHFYQKTGFEEQEDRVCFSLDCLP; this is encoded by the coding sequence ATGATGTTAAAAGTATTGGGGATGGCGCATGAGCAGGCCGTCAAAGGACTGATCCGGGATGCCTTTTCGGCGGAACCCTGGTGTGACCGCTGGGAGGATGAGGATGTGTTTCATTCCTATATTCTGGACGTGATGGGCAATCAGAATTCTTTGGCCCTGGGACTTTTTTCGGAAGATGTCCTGATTGGGATCTCTCTGGGCCGTCTGCGGCACTGGTACAATGGCATTGAATACTGCATTGACGACCTGTGCATTGCCTCAGAACATCAGGGACAAGGGTTCGGGTCCCTGTGGATCCAGCTGATCCGAAATTATGCTCGTCAGCACGGCTTTCGGAACATCTCGCTCCAAACCAAAAGAAACGCGCCCGCTTACCACTTTTATCAAAAAACCGGCTTTGAAGAGCAGGAGGACCGGGTCTGCTTTTCTCTGGACTGCCTTCCATGA
- a CDS encoding stage II sporulation protein E → MAAREDLKMRLTRLRGQTARLGRTGLSGPAVLRTAEVGIHLMLAAVLAGAEVFGGFAPFGVAMVGASGTGLCGGAALLGAGFGYLTLLGFSDALRYLSAAILTFAVGFAFYDMKLFQRPWTMPGVAGLMNGCTGFIYLSQGGWRTVDVIYFLSEIALTVAAAWCYRVLLLPIRRGSGEGVCSAARRTGALVLVCTTLISLSNLYLWKDVSFGRTLGACLVLAGAWQGGLAAGAVLGVTIGLSMDLAGSGVPLYAMAWGLAALAAGAFRGKKRVWAAAAFAAADGAAVLWTWDRGLTLAILYEVFLGSVAFFMVPERQWKRLGGLLAPAQTAPPDGRAQGYVQKKLEATAAAFRTLYESLRGSFRVPENDNDVAAVFDRAACRVCRTCSLRSSCWERDYVTTFNALNDATAPMLERGRGVASDYPRYFADRCLHFPAFVEAVNQELTALLYRRQYNSRIRESRAAVCRQYGELSALLGTAAAELSRELIPDPAGNQKLRRHLALLGLEMETAVYRDEYGRLRAELKGEGCQTLDTPEELAALSDLLGVPTRAEAGEESLTLIQLEPLMAVAGVAARKKDGETVSGDAGTYFKREDGTLYVLLCDGMGSGPGAGRESSLAVRLLEQFLMAGVETGHALATLNSALALRGEEEGGFTTVDLLQVDLFTGEGAVYKLGAAPTYVRRGSSVRRIAGSSLPAGLAPSEHAVPDHTRLRLEAGDCVLMVSDGIAGTGDDAWVRERLAKFDGESPKELARSLITDSPEGATDDRTALVVRIARRT, encoded by the coding sequence ATGGCGGCCAGAGAGGATCTGAAAATGCGGCTGACGAGGCTGCGGGGGCAGACGGCCCGGCTGGGGCGGACAGGGCTGAGCGGCCCGGCGGTGCTGCGGACGGCAGAGGTGGGCATCCATCTAATGCTGGCGGCGGTGCTGGCAGGGGCGGAGGTGTTCGGCGGCTTCGCCCCCTTCGGCGTGGCCATGGTGGGGGCATCAGGCACCGGACTGTGCGGCGGTGCGGCCCTGCTGGGGGCGGGATTCGGCTATCTGACCCTGCTGGGCTTCTCTGATGCACTGCGCTATCTGTCCGCTGCCATCCTGACCTTCGCGGTGGGCTTTGCATTTTACGACATGAAGCTCTTCCAGAGGCCCTGGACCATGCCCGGGGTGGCAGGCCTGATGAACGGCTGCACCGGCTTCATCTACCTGTCCCAGGGGGGCTGGCGAACAGTGGACGTGATCTACTTCCTTAGTGAGATCGCCCTGACGGTGGCCGCGGCCTGGTGCTACCGGGTGCTGCTGCTGCCTATACGGCGGGGGAGCGGGGAGGGGGTATGCTCCGCAGCCCGGCGGACCGGGGCCCTGGTCCTGGTGTGTACCACCTTGATCTCCCTCTCCAACCTGTATCTATGGAAGGATGTCTCCTTCGGCCGGACGCTGGGAGCCTGTCTGGTGCTGGCGGGGGCCTGGCAGGGCGGACTGGCGGCAGGAGCCGTACTTGGGGTGACCATCGGCTTGTCCATGGATCTGGCGGGCTCGGGCGTCCCACTCTACGCCATGGCCTGGGGGCTGGCCGCTCTGGCGGCAGGGGCCTTCCGGGGCAAGAAACGGGTGTGGGCGGCGGCGGCCTTCGCGGCGGCGGACGGGGCCGCCGTCCTGTGGACCTGGGACCGGGGGCTGACCCTGGCCATCCTGTATGAGGTGTTTCTGGGTTCGGTGGCTTTTTTCATGGTGCCGGAGCGCCAGTGGAAGCGCTTGGGAGGCCTGCTGGCCCCAGCCCAGACGGCGCCCCCGGATGGCAGGGCCCAGGGCTATGTGCAGAAAAAGCTGGAGGCCACCGCCGCCGCCTTCCGTACCTTGTACGAGTCCCTGCGGGGCTCCTTCCGGGTGCCGGAGAACGACAACGATGTGGCGGCGGTCTTTGACCGGGCGGCCTGTCGGGTGTGCCGGACCTGCTCCCTCCGGTCCAGCTGCTGGGAGCGGGACTATGTGACCACCTTCAACGCCCTCAACGACGCCACGGCCCCCATGCTGGAGCGGGGGCGGGGAGTGGCCAGCGACTACCCCCGCTACTTCGCCGACCGCTGCCTCCACTTCCCCGCCTTTGTGGAGGCGGTGAACCAGGAGCTCACCGCCCTGCTCTACCGCCGGCAGTACAACAGCCGCATCCGGGAGAGCCGGGCGGCGGTGTGCCGGCAGTATGGGGAGCTGTCCGCCCTTCTGGGGACGGCGGCGGCAGAGCTGAGCCGGGAGCTGATCCCGGACCCGGCAGGCAATCAGAAGCTGAGGCGGCACCTGGCTCTGCTGGGACTGGAGATGGAGACGGCGGTGTACCGGGACGAGTACGGCCGTCTGCGGGCGGAGCTGAAGGGGGAGGGATGCCAGACTCTGGACACACCGGAGGAGTTGGCCGCCCTATCGGATCTGCTGGGTGTGCCTACCCGGGCGGAGGCGGGGGAGGAGAGCCTGACTCTGATCCAGCTGGAGCCGCTGATGGCGGTGGCGGGTGTGGCAGCCCGGAAGAAGGACGGGGAGACGGTGAGCGGGGACGCCGGGACCTACTTCAAGCGGGAGGACGGCACCCTCTATGTGCTGCTGTGCGACGGCATGGGGAGCGGGCCCGGGGCGGGCCGGGAGAGCTCCCTGGCTGTCCGCCTGCTGGAGCAGTTCCTGATGGCGGGGGTGGAGACGGGCCACGCCCTGGCCACACTGAATTCTGCCCTGGCCCTTCGGGGAGAGGAGGAGGGGGGGTTCACCACAGTGGACCTGCTTCAGGTGGACCTGTTCACAGGGGAGGGGGCGGTGTACAAGCTGGGAGCTGCCCCCACCTATGTGCGGAGAGGGAGCTCGGTGCGGCGGATCGCAGGCAGCTCCCTGCCCGCTGGGCTGGCCCCTTCGGAGCACGCGGTGCCCGACCATACCCGGCTGCGGCTGGAGGCGGGGGACTGCGTCCTTATGGTCAGCGACGGCATCGCCGGAACTGGGGACGACGCCTGGGTCCGGGAGCGGCTGGCTAAATTCGATGGGGAGAGCCCCAAGGAGCTGGCCCGGAGTCTGATCACCGACAGCCCGGAGGGAGCCACCGATGACCGCACCGCCTTGGTGGTGCGGATCGCGCGGAGAACGTAG
- a CDS encoding ATPase AAA, translating into MSETFQGSQDYVASEELMRAVNIAMVLQKPLLIKGEPGTGKTVLAEAIAKSLGKELIIWNIKSTTKAQDGLYVYDVVQRLYDSQFGGEGVDDIEKYVKLGKLGEAFTADDQVILLIDEIDKADLEFPNDLLWELDRMEFHIPETGRTVTAKHRPIVIITSNAEKELPDAFLRRCVFHYIEFPDRELMAEIVNVHFQNLDQHLLDQVLEAFYRIRSLPQIKKKPSTSEIIDWIQALIHGGYDPDRVVAEVPYLGVLLKKNEDIDALRKSWR; encoded by the coding sequence ATGAGTGAGACATTTCAGGGAAGCCAGGACTATGTCGCTTCCGAGGAACTGATGCGGGCGGTGAATATCGCTATGGTGCTCCAGAAGCCCCTGCTGATCAAAGGGGAGCCGGGCACGGGAAAGACGGTGCTGGCTGAGGCCATCGCCAAATCCCTGGGCAAAGAGCTGATCATCTGGAATATCAAGTCCACCACCAAGGCCCAGGACGGTCTGTATGTCTACGACGTGGTCCAGCGGCTGTATGACAGCCAATTCGGCGGCGAGGGCGTGGACGACATCGAGAAGTATGTCAAGCTGGGCAAGCTGGGGGAGGCATTCACCGCCGACGACCAGGTGATCCTGCTCATCGACGAGATCGACAAGGCCGATCTGGAGTTCCCCAACGACCTGCTGTGGGAGCTGGACCGGATGGAGTTCCACATCCCGGAGACGGGACGCACCGTCACCGCCAAGCACCGCCCCATCGTCATTATCACCTCCAATGCGGAGAAGGAGCTGCCCGACGCCTTCCTGCGCCGCTGCGTATTCCACTACATCGAGTTCCCAGACCGGGAGCTGATGGCAGAGATCGTCAACGTGCACTTCCAAAATCTGGACCAGCATCTGCTGGACCAGGTGCTGGAGGCCTTCTACCGCATCCGCAGCCTGCCCCAGATCAAGAAAAAGCCCTCCACCAGCGAGATCATCGACTGGATACAGGCCCTGATCCACGGGGGCTATGACCCCGACCGCGTCGTGGCCGAGGTGCCCTATCTGGGCGTGCTGCTGAAGAAGAACGAGGACATCGACGCCCTGCGCAAGAGCTGGCGGTGA